The sequence CCAAGCTGTTTGTAGCATAGAGACAGGGACACCAGAGAGCCAAGAACCTATGACCATTAAGTTGCACAGGCCTTGATTCATGATGAGTGTGTATCGGAGAGGGTTACAGATGGCTACGTAACGGTCATATGCCATCATGGAGAGAAGAAAGCATTCAGAGCtgccaaagaaaaagaagaaatacatctGTGTACCACAGCCTATGAAGGAGATGCTTTTCTTTGTAGATACCAGGTCCACCAGCATCTTGGGCACCATCACCAAAGTGAAGCAGACTTCTAAGAGTGATAGGTTACggaggaaaaaatacataggaGTTTGAAGAGCAGGATCCACGCTGGTTACTGTGATAATGAGGAAGTTGCCCACCAGGGTGACTGAATAAATGATCAGAAACAGAATAAAGAGGCAAACTTGCATTTCAGGGTTGTTGGTGAACCCCAAAAGTAAAAACTCGGTGACTCTGGTCTGATTTTCACAAGTCATTTCCCAGTCTTGTCTCACCTAGATGGTCAGAGTTCACAGTTGTTTTTCATATATCTTAGAGGCAACTAggagacacagtggatagagcactgagagtcaagaagacccaaattcaaattccattttggacatttAGTTTTGTGGACCTAGGAATCTCTTGTCTGCCttgatttcttcaactataaaatggagataataatagtcctGGTTCTCCAAGTTtgatataaggatcaaatgacataacatatcttaaaatgcttaacacagtgcctggcacatagtagccatttaataaatgcttgtttcttttcttcatggtgcaataaaaataaaacatatgaaCAGAAAGGGAACAAAGAATCATTCCTGCTTCCACTTCACAGTCATATTATATTGCATCTCTGAGGAGATGGTAGAACTGCTTGGAAAAGATTTGGTTGAAGAATAGTGAATGAATAGGAAAGGTGGAAATATGATGACTGTAAAGGCCTTTTCCCTCTCACTAGTGAAATGTCATTCTAAGTGATCAGAAATttgaatcttgaaaaaaataagaaaaaatacatggttaaacaaaaataatcatcaCACCACATTCAGTTAGTATTTCCCTAGATTGCAGAATGAAGTGTAGACACTATTTTAGTAAGTAAAACTATTCATAGGATCCAGACTTGGAAGAGATTTTAAACTTCAGGCAGTTCCAAAGCTTTGACTTAAACAAAGTCATGTGGCAGGTACTGTGTAGCAAAATCCTATTGTTTGATACCAAATCCAATTTTCTCTCCTATGTATTATCAAATTCTTAAAGTTTTTGTATATTACAAAGATCATGGAGGAAGGAAATTGCTTTTCTAGAAAATTAGGCATAAAATAGTTTGGAAAATATCAACTAAGTGCAGGGTAGTGgctatttcctcctttttcttcccatcaCAAAGGATTTGAGTTTTATAAAGTTactctgtaatctttttttttttttaaacaagggaaaagttcagattttttttttgcttccaatACATAATTTCATTGGTGTAGCATATTTGTGATTAGGGTACTTTGTCTATAAGGACTTTCTGTAGGCCCATCTTCTAAATGGAATGTTTTCCTTTAACTAAACCCCaaacttgctatttccttctatcATACAAAGAAAATAGCCAGTCccataaaatttaaagaattccagctaatcattattttccttttgagttgatcaaaggagatttttttctttttttaattatcatctgTTTAACTTGAATCACCATTGGATCATTATATTTCATTGTTAAGTGTGACTTTGTGATTCCATCAAAGGAAAAATTAGTCTATGTGCTTACTTTATAATCAAAACGTTTACAAGATTTTTCTATtccaaaaagcagaaatataaaacCCTGAGGACCCATGCCTAAATATCCAGATTATTCTTCAATATTTATGAAACAATGGGCATATTAGAGGGATAGAAAATCcttcctatttttatttcattttgccttACAGAAGTATTTTAGTCATATCTAATTTGTCCATCAGTTTGCTTTACACAATATCAATACAATATCAGTTTACTACTATAGATAACCCTCAACAAAATCAACCAACCATAATTCCTGTTATTTGGTCCTACATCACTAGAACTCCCAAAGTGTTGGGAAGCATCATTAGCAATAGGAGGGGGTATACTAGTGTGACGTAATGGAAAAAGTACTGAACTAAGTATCAGGAGGTCTGAACTATATGACCAATATGCCTTTGTTCAACTGCTGCTTATGATTTACCAAACTCCAACCCTGGCttattctacacacacacacacacacacacacacacacacacactcactcacacatcTCTTTCACTTAAATACTGCAGAACACAAGTGgagaaaattatttaaccatACTGTAGCCATTATAAATTTTGATAATTTACCTATGAGCTCTTCCCCTTCCACATTTCACAAACGCCTGGTATCATCCCCcacagttttctcttttattctagtCTCCTAAAAAAAGGATgtctttctccttgccaaggccAACCTTTTCCTACACACATAATTAATTCACTGATTTATCTATACTCATATAGCAATCAGTTCAAGCCTTCATCACCTACAAGATTTGATTCTATTTTCTTGATTGGTGCCCCTGTCAAAAATCTGTCTACACTTCAATACAACCTCTATACTCTATTACTCATCAAAGTCTTTTCTCTAAAGCTCTGGCCTGAGCATGTCCTTCCCCTGCTCAAAAATTACAGTGGTTCTTTATTATTCTTAGAACTAAATAGTAActtctatttggcatttgaaaCTCTCCACAAGTTGGCACCTTCCAAAGTCTCTAATTTTCTTATGTATTACTTCTCTCTGTATATTGTTTGGTCCAGCCATATTGGCTGTTCTTTACAAATGCCGTTATATTGGTTGGAatgttctctcctctcctctgtatcttaaaattctatatttccttcATGACTCAGATTAATTACTATCTTCTTCAGGAAATCCTTCCTGGTTCCCCAGATGCGAATACATTTTCATCTAAGGTTAACTTTTATTTGCCTTGCATGTTtattgagacagagagagacacaaagaaagagagatagagacagagagagacatagagagagagaaagagaaagacagagacagagctataattatagttatttatagttttacatatatttaaaatgtatgattttacatatatttatacatgcttatatatagttttatatatatttatatgtagtcATAGATATGAGTTTGTAGTTATATAGTTAttaatacacatatatgatatttgttatatataacaatatattacaTGAAATCTAATTATACATATTGTAATTATATATGAGCAtctcatataatatttatatacatatatacaatctgaatgtgtgtgtatatacatacatatacaaatatgtatacatacacatggcggtatttgccttgtccatttgaatgtaagctacttgaggccAGGGACTATTTCCTGTTAGTCTTCGTATATCCTGATGCTTTGTATAATGCTTGGGAAATAGTAGTTAATTAATACTTTGATTAGTTGATTAGTAGACTgtcctcagttttgtcatctataaaatgggaatgataatacaTTACATACCAAATTGAGACCTTTCACtaagtacattttcttttctcttctccttttccccttcccccataccACATCATTCAATagatttttgtcactttttttttcctttactcctATCTTAtatgtgaagaaaatattttgcaaaatcatacagcaataaataaatgtgaGTTGTGATTTTATTAGATTCACTGGGATCCCAATGTTTTGTTAAGGGAAGTAACGGCCAGGgaagaaaaagtgtttttttttgtgtCACTTTTGGACCAGCTATCTCATTGTGTTCCCTCCCAGAATTCTGTTCAGCTTTCTTCAGCTCTGCCTGCGATATTTTTCTTGCCTGAGACTGTGATGTTCTCTTTTCTACAACCTCATCTTTACCAGTCTTCTGGTTTGAATCTAAAAGGACTCCACCTTGAGAGCAAACccctaagaaaaataatttacctaAACTCATTTCTCAAAGACTGACCAAATCTCATCCAGTCATACCCTACAAATTTCATTGATTCTGAACTCTCTTCTGTCACTGTTCAAATATATTGTCCCTCATCTACCAACTGATCCCTTATTTCTAGCCTTCTCAACTGCTCCCTCCCAAAGTCTCACCCTAGAATTACCCACCCCTTTCACTGTGCTCTTTGGAAAGCCTCCTCtacagatgtttttttttttttttccattttaaactttttttattttctcattccttttaatTTGCACTCACTGAGATCAAATTTCCTTCTGATGACACAGATTCCTTGGTCATCCTTTTTGGCAATAGTTGCACATTTATTCATATTTCTGACTCTCTGCTTGAAATAGAGACATTGGATCATGTCTTGCCCCTCCCCATTACCTATTCCAGACTATCCCCTTAACAATACTCAATAACCTTTCCTTCTCTGAGGTTCAAGAAatccattttgattttcaatCAAGATTCTGATAGTGGTTATCTACTGACCTACAAGACAgtctctttatttcctttttgaattcagttcctaaCTCATAGACTTTCTTTTCCCCAACTCTTCAAACTAAGGTATTTCAACATACCTATTGAAATTCTTTCAAATGCTCTAACTTTCTCTAACTTACTCATTCCTAAAACTCTACACTATTCCAGGTACATAAAAAATGGTCACATTTTGCCTTCACTCATAAAAGTTTCTACTTTCATGAACTCTAAAGTTCTTTACAATCTGGAGTCATGCTACCTTTCCTTCTGCCTCATATTGCCTAATACC comes from Sarcophilus harrisii chromosome 5, mSarHar1.11, whole genome shotgun sequence and encodes:
- the LOC100916042 gene encoding olfactory receptor 10A7 — translated: MTCENQTRVTEFLLLGFTNNPEMQVCLFILFLIIYSVTLVGNFLIITVTSVDPALQTPMYFFLRNLSLLEVCFTLVMVPKMLVDLVSTKKSISFIGCGTQMYFFFFFGSSECFLLSMMAYDRYVAICNPLRYTLIMNQGLCNLMVIGSWLSGVPVSMLQTAWMMALPFCGQNAIDHFFCDGPPVLKLVSQDTTMYEMQALASTLLFIMFPFSLILVSYTHIITTILKMPSATGRQKAFSTCSSHLIVVSLFYGTASLTYLRPKSTQSPESKKMVSLSYTVITPMLNPIIYSLRNNDVKGAVRRTFSREVFQKLEVF